One Cellulosimicrobium protaetiae genomic region harbors:
- a CDS encoding 1,4-dihydroxy-2-naphthoyl-CoA synthase — protein MSSTEPTPAAPADDARAHGPHALPRQVSETFDPSAWREVSGFEELTDVTYHRGVERDGTGTVVRDLPVVRVAFDRPEVRNAFRPHTVDELYRVLDHARMTSDVGTVLLTGNGPSPKDGVWAFCSGGDQRIRGRSGYQYTTAPDGGGDVHTRDAVDPARAGRLHILEVQRLIRTMPKVVVAVVNGWAAGGGHSLHVVADLSIASREHARFKQTDADVGSFDGGYGSAYLARQVGQKRAREIFFLAREYSAQDAYEWGAVNEVADHADLEALAIEYARTIATKSPQAVRMLKFAFNLADDGLMGQQVFAGEATRLAYMTDEAVEGRDAFLERRDPDWGRFGYAF, from the coding sequence GTGAGCAGCACCGAACCCACCCCCGCCGCCCCTGCCGACGACGCCCGCGCGCACGGGCCGCACGCGCTCCCGCGCCAGGTGTCCGAGACGTTCGACCCGAGCGCGTGGCGCGAGGTCTCCGGGTTCGAGGAGCTGACCGACGTCACGTACCACCGCGGCGTGGAGCGCGACGGGACCGGGACCGTCGTGCGCGACCTGCCCGTGGTCCGCGTCGCGTTCGACCGCCCGGAGGTGCGCAACGCGTTCCGCCCGCACACGGTCGACGAGCTCTACCGCGTGCTCGACCACGCCCGCATGACGTCCGACGTCGGGACGGTGCTCCTCACGGGCAACGGACCCTCGCCCAAGGACGGCGTGTGGGCGTTCTGCTCGGGCGGCGACCAGCGCATCCGTGGGCGCTCGGGCTACCAGTACACGACCGCGCCCGACGGCGGGGGCGACGTGCACACGCGCGACGCCGTGGACCCGGCGCGCGCGGGGCGCCTGCACATCCTCGAGGTGCAACGGCTGATCCGGACGATGCCCAAGGTCGTGGTCGCGGTCGTCAACGGGTGGGCGGCCGGCGGCGGGCACTCGCTGCACGTCGTCGCGGACCTGTCGATCGCGAGCCGCGAGCACGCGCGGTTCAAGCAGACCGACGCGGACGTCGGCTCGTTCGACGGCGGCTACGGCTCCGCGTACCTGGCGCGGCAGGTGGGGCAGAAGCGCGCGCGGGAGATCTTCTTCCTCGCGCGGGAGTACTCGGCGCAGGACGCGTACGAGTGGGGCGCGGTGAACGAGGTCGCGGACCACGCGGACCTGGAAGCGCTGGCGATCGAGTACGCGCGCACGATCGCGACGAAGTCGCCGCAGGCGGTCCGCATGCTCAAGTTCGCGTTCAACCTCGCGGACGACGGGCTCATGGGCCAGCAGGTGTTCGCGGGCGAGGCCACGCGGCTCGCGTACATGACCGACGAGGCCGTCGAGGGTCGCGACGCGTTCCTGGAGCGGCGCGACCCGGACTGGGGCCGGTTCGGCTACGCGTTCTGA
- a CDS encoding DMT family transporter, protein MTPPPHGRRPVPDRLGTVRAADLRCAAGMVIVGSSFVASAALSGFPVLGGQAARYAVAALVLLAVLAVRRVPWAVPGLRALLRLLALAATGLVGFSVLVVESAARADPSLVGAVVGASPVVLAAAAALRARRLAVRTLAAAVVVTAGVVVVEGGGAGDPVGVALALGALACEVCFSLLAVPLLPTLGALRVSAYACVLAVPQLALLGAVRQQVTGEPFLVAPDAVELAALAFLAVVVTAVAFLLWYSGLATIGPARAGLFAGLLPVSALAASVALGFEAPDARSLVGTLVVGAGLVLGLAAPSRGIAPSPTGEPAGGSGERAGVVPERRRPAPDAGRAPQRLP, encoded by the coding sequence ATGACCCCTCCTCCGCACGGCCGTCGCCCCGTACCCGACCGCCTCGGCACCGTCCGGGCCGCGGACCTGCGCTGCGCCGCCGGCATGGTGATCGTCGGCTCGTCGTTCGTCGCGTCGGCAGCCCTCTCCGGCTTCCCGGTGCTCGGCGGGCAGGCCGCGCGCTACGCCGTCGCGGCGCTCGTGCTGCTCGCGGTGCTCGCCGTCCGGCGCGTGCCGTGGGCGGTGCCCGGGCTGCGCGCGCTGCTGCGCCTCCTCGCGCTCGCCGCGACCGGCCTCGTGGGGTTCAGCGTGCTCGTCGTCGAGAGCGCGGCTCGGGCCGACCCGTCGCTCGTCGGGGCGGTGGTGGGCGCCTCCCCGGTCGTGCTCGCGGCGGCGGCCGCACTGCGTGCGCGGCGGCTCGCGGTGCGGACGCTCGCGGCGGCGGTCGTGGTGACCGCCGGTGTCGTGGTCGTCGAGGGCGGCGGCGCGGGCGACCCGGTCGGCGTCGCGCTCGCGCTCGGGGCGCTCGCGTGCGAGGTGTGCTTCTCCCTGCTCGCCGTGCCGCTCCTGCCGACGCTCGGCGCCCTGCGCGTCTCGGCCTACGCGTGCGTCCTCGCGGTCCCGCAGCTCGCCCTGCTGGGCGCCGTCCGGCAGCAGGTCACGGGGGAGCCCTTCCTCGTGGCACCCGACGCCGTCGAGCTGGCCGCGCTCGCGTTCCTCGCCGTCGTGGTCACGGCCGTCGCGTTCCTGCTCTGGTACTCGGGCCTCGCCACGATCGGTCCCGCCCGAGCCGGGCTGTTCGCGGGCCTCCTGCCGGTCTCGGCCCTGGCTGCCTCCGTCGCCCTGGGGTTCGAGGCGCCCGACGCACGGTCGCTCGTCGGCACGCTCGTCGTCGGGGCGGGCCTCGTCCTCGGCCTCGCGGCGCCGTCGCGCGGTATCGCGCCGTCGCCCACGGGCGAGCCCGCTGGCGGATCCGGGGAGCGCGCCGGGGTGGTGCCCGAGCGGCGACGCCCCGCACCGGACGCGGGCCGCGCCCCGCAGCGGCTACCGTGA
- a CDS encoding TetR/AcrR family transcriptional regulator, producing the protein MGIGASPVVVLAVVLFDEPVTVPPGELPVPTVAGAVGLHLRGRAPPPMPTETVDPRPAPRRQARGVARRDAIVRAAADLILHEGPAAVTHRAVASRAGVPLAATTYYFTGLDDLIGAAGEVVVAGWAEHARGAVERAARGGDRARQDAHVLVDAVLPPGGESELRGFYEHLVGAGRYPALARAYGEGRQGLDDAVGQLLAVRGLDGVPPGLLVAVVDGAAVSALSEGRDVRALAVLLVGELVDRSRAG; encoded by the coding sequence GTGGGGATCGGCGCGTCGCCCGTCGTCGTCCTCGCCGTCGTCCTGTTCGACGAGCCTGTGACCGTCCCTCCCGGTGAGCTCCCCGTTCCGACCGTGGCCGGGGCGGTCGGGCTCCACCTCCGAGGGAGGGCACCGCCACCGATGCCGACCGAGACCGTCGACCCGCGCCCCGCGCCGCGCCGTCAGGCGCGGGGTGTCGCCCGCCGGGACGCGATCGTCCGCGCCGCGGCCGACCTGATCCTCCACGAGGGGCCCGCCGCGGTGACGCACCGTGCGGTCGCGTCGCGCGCCGGCGTCCCGCTCGCCGCGACGACCTACTACTTCACCGGGCTCGACGACCTCATCGGCGCGGCCGGCGAGGTCGTCGTCGCGGGCTGGGCGGAGCACGCGCGCGGTGCGGTCGAGCGCGCGGCGCGCGGCGGCGACCGGGCGCGCCAGGATGCGCACGTCCTCGTCGACGCGGTGCTCCCGCCCGGCGGCGAGAGCGAGCTGCGCGGCTTCTACGAGCACCTCGTCGGCGCGGGGCGCTACCCGGCGCTCGCGCGGGCCTACGGGGAGGGGCGTCAGGGGCTCGACGACGCCGTCGGGCAGCTCCTCGCCGTGCGGGGCCTCGACGGCGTCCCGCCCGGCCTGCTCGTCGCCGTCGTGGACGGTGCCGCCGTGAGCGCGCTCAGCGAGGGCCGCGACGTCCGCGCGCTCGCCGTGCTGCTCGTCGGGGAGCTCGTGGACCGGTCGCGCGCCGGCTGA
- a CDS encoding S1C family serine protease, with amino-acid sequence MTNTPNHETVPAATPGAAERAASVAETATQPMRPVDATQPMRPEPARVEHPQARPTQPLAAPHPVQHLAPPQPAPTAQAAPASLPNPYARAAQGTPSGAPSRAYGPPPAPPAPVGQGEGDTPRRRRTWVPVVSAAAAAAVLASVGTAGLTGAFGADQDSTSLADVGQQQEATAAPVADSSSQNPDWEAVTTAVAPSVVAIQVQTQQGGAEGSGVIIDDQGHVVTNNHVVSGAENGTVQVTLSDGRLFEAKIVGLDPATDLAVVQIVDAPDDLQPATLGDSDDVSVGESVLAVGNPLGLANTATTGIVSAVDRPVSASGEEGGTSVVTNAIQIDAAINPGNSGGPLFDAQGRVIGITSSIATLSSGGTQSGSIGLGFAIPVNLAKSIGQQLIETGSAEHAFLGVTLADATATADGVTRRGAEVQEVTDGSPAAEAGIRAGDVIVEIDGHAVGGAESLTAFVRERAAGAESTLTVVRDGKALDLDVTLATRPADDETTGQGSQGGGQDGQGQLPGQDDQGQLPEQGEQGGEQGQQPDPTDPGNVPNPFDWFFGGQG; translated from the coding sequence ATGACGAACACCCCGAACCACGAGACCGTGCCCGCCGCGACCCCCGGTGCCGCCGAGCGCGCCGCCTCCGTGGCCGAGACCGCCACGCAGCCGATGCGTCCGGTCGACGCGACGCAGCCGATGCGCCCGGAGCCGGCCCGTGTCGAGCACCCCCAGGCGCGCCCGACGCAGCCGCTCGCCGCGCCGCATCCCGTCCAGCACCTCGCGCCGCCGCAGCCCGCGCCGACCGCGCAGGCCGCCCCGGCGTCCCTGCCGAACCCGTACGCACGCGCGGCCCAGGGCACCCCGTCCGGCGCGCCCTCGCGCGCCTACGGACCGCCGCCCGCGCCGCCCGCCCCGGTGGGTCAGGGCGAGGGGGACACCCCGCGGCGCCGCCGCACCTGGGTCCCGGTCGTGAGCGCCGCCGCCGCTGCCGCCGTCCTCGCGAGCGTCGGCACCGCCGGTCTCACCGGGGCGTTCGGCGCCGACCAGGACTCCACGTCGCTCGCCGACGTCGGCCAGCAGCAGGAGGCCACGGCCGCGCCCGTCGCCGACTCGTCGTCGCAGAACCCCGACTGGGAGGCCGTGACGACGGCCGTCGCTCCGTCGGTCGTCGCGATCCAGGTCCAGACCCAGCAGGGTGGGGCCGAGGGCTCGGGCGTCATCATCGACGACCAGGGTCACGTCGTGACGAACAACCACGTCGTCTCCGGCGCCGAGAACGGAACGGTCCAGGTGACGCTCAGCGACGGGCGCCTCTTCGAGGCGAAGATCGTCGGGCTCGACCCGGCGACCGACCTCGCCGTCGTGCAGATCGTCGACGCGCCCGACGACCTCCAGCCCGCGACGCTCGGTGACTCCGACGACGTGAGCGTCGGCGAGTCGGTGCTCGCGGTCGGCAACCCGCTCGGCCTCGCGAACACGGCCACGACCGGCATCGTCTCGGCCGTCGACCGCCCCGTCTCCGCCTCGGGCGAGGAGGGCGGCACGTCCGTCGTCACCAACGCGATCCAGATCGACGCCGCGATCAACCCCGGGAACTCCGGCGGTCCGCTGTTCGACGCGCAGGGACGCGTCATCGGCATCACGTCGTCCATCGCGACGCTGTCCAGCGGCGGCACGCAGTCCGGCTCGATCGGGCTCGGGTTCGCCATCCCGGTGAACCTGGCGAAGTCGATCGGCCAGCAGCTCATCGAGACCGGCAGCGCGGAGCACGCCTTCCTCGGCGTGACCCTCGCGGACGCCACGGCGACCGCCGACGGCGTGACGCGCCGCGGCGCCGAGGTCCAGGAGGTGACCGACGGGTCGCCGGCCGCGGAGGCCGGGATCCGTGCCGGTGACGTGATCGTCGAGATCGACGGCCACGCGGTCGGCGGCGCGGAGTCGCTCACCGCCTTCGTGCGGGAGCGCGCCGCGGGAGCCGAGTCCACGCTCACCGTGGTCCGCGACGGGAAGGCGCTCGATCTCGACGTGACCCTCGCGACCCGTCCGGCGGACGACGAGACCACCGGCCAGGGGTCGCAGGGCGGCGGTCAGGACGGTCAGGGCCAGCTCCCGGGGCAGGACGACCAGGGCCAGCTCCCCGAGCAGGGCGAGCAGGGCGGGGAGCAGGGTCAGCAGCCCGACCCGACCGACCCGGGCAACGTCCCGAACCCGTTCGACTGGTTCTTCGGCGGGCAGGGCTGA
- a CDS encoding o-succinylbenzoate synthase, with protein sequence MPDPRETVVYRTRLTTRFRGIDARDGVLLRGDAGWGEFSPFWDYDDAESAAWLRAAREAADEGWPDAVRDRVPVNVTVPAVGPDRARDLVAASGGCRTAKVKVAQRGPDGSLEPLAVEVARLEAVRDALGPGGRVRVDANGAWDVDEALRRLPALDRAAGGLEYVEQPCADVVGLAAVRRGQRGDSAVPVAADESIRRAADPLAVVRADAADVVVLKVQPLGGVRACLDLAEQVGLPVVVSSALESSVGIAAGVALAAALPELPYACGLATVNLFAADVVDHPLVPRDGALPVVRAVPSAAGLAAAAPDDDVDRRWRARLDRVGALLASAGGAR encoded by the coding sequence GTGCCCGACCCCCGCGAGACCGTCGTCTACCGCACCCGACTCACCACGAGGTTCCGCGGGATCGACGCGCGCGACGGCGTGCTGCTGCGGGGCGACGCGGGGTGGGGCGAGTTCTCCCCGTTCTGGGACTACGACGACGCCGAGTCCGCGGCCTGGCTGCGTGCCGCCCGGGAGGCGGCCGACGAGGGCTGGCCCGACGCGGTGCGCGACCGCGTACCGGTGAACGTCACCGTCCCCGCGGTCGGCCCCGACCGTGCGCGCGACCTCGTCGCCGCGTCCGGCGGGTGCCGCACGGCCAAGGTCAAGGTCGCGCAGCGCGGCCCCGACGGCTCGCTCGAACCCCTGGCGGTGGAGGTCGCGCGCCTCGAGGCCGTGCGCGACGCGCTCGGGCCCGGCGGGCGCGTGCGCGTCGACGCGAACGGCGCCTGGGACGTCGACGAGGCGCTGCGCCGGCTCCCCGCACTCGACCGCGCGGCGGGCGGGCTCGAGTACGTCGAGCAGCCGTGCGCGGACGTCGTCGGTCTCGCGGCCGTGCGGCGCGGGCAACGCGGTGACTCCGCCGTCCCGGTCGCCGCCGACGAGTCGATCCGGCGCGCCGCGGACCCCCTCGCCGTCGTGCGTGCCGACGCCGCCGACGTCGTCGTGCTCAAGGTCCAGCCGCTCGGTGGCGTGCGCGCGTGCCTCGACCTCGCCGAGCAGGTCGGGCTCCCCGTGGTCGTCTCGTCCGCGCTCGAGTCGTCCGTGGGCATCGCCGCGGGCGTGGCGCTCGCCGCCGCGCTCCCGGAGCTCCCGTACGCGTGCGGGCTCGCGACGGTGAACCTCTTCGCCGCCGACGTCGTCGACCACCCGCTCGTCCCTCGCGACGGCGCGCTGCCCGTCGTCCGCGCGGTCCCCTCCGCCGCGGGGCTCGCGGCGGCCGCTCCCGACGACGACGTGGACCGCCGCTGGCGCGCGCGCCTCGACCGCGTGGGCGCGCTGCTCGCGAGCGCCGGGGGTGCCCGGTGA
- a CDS encoding PLP-dependent aminotransferase family protein, translating to MTTRLDPDALLLVLGPRPDRDVGRWLQDGLRGAVVDGRLEAGTVLPSGRDAAAALGVSRGTVTTAVDVLVGEGLLVSRLRSGVAVAALPAASAAPSAAPRPASAPRPVSVGTPDPALFPRTAWARAVRDGVRGLADADLGYPDPQGLPVLREALAVHLRRARGAHVTADDVVVVSGVAQALSLLARLLVAGRVGGPAPADGVAVAVEDPSSRGALELLHDAGLRTVGVPVDDAGLRTDLLPDDARAVLVTPAHQFPLGVVLGPTRRRSLLTWAAAGDRLVLEDDYDAELRYDRQPVASVQALDPGRVVLLGSVSKLLSPALRLGWVVAPPRVVGPLVDAKRHTDLGTSVPEQAALAELLASGAYQRHLRRARLVYQRRRRVLLDALGRAVPGLEVGGVAAGLHLVVRLPGEAAERAAVDGLLAAGVPVEPLSGTGVGRREPGVVVGTARVREVDVPRVVDVLRGAAATTGSV from the coding sequence ATGACGACCCGGCTCGATCCCGACGCCCTGCTCCTCGTCCTCGGTCCGCGCCCGGACCGCGACGTCGGCCGGTGGCTCCAGGACGGTCTGCGCGGGGCCGTGGTGGACGGTCGCCTCGAGGCCGGGACGGTGCTCCCGTCAGGTCGTGACGCGGCGGCCGCGCTCGGGGTGTCGCGGGGCACGGTGACGACAGCCGTCGACGTGCTCGTCGGAGAGGGGCTGCTCGTGTCGCGGCTGCGGTCCGGCGTGGCGGTCGCCGCGCTGCCCGCGGCCTCCGCCGCGCCGTCGGCGGCGCCCCGACCGGCGTCGGCACCGCGGCCGGTCAGCGTCGGCACCCCCGACCCCGCGCTCTTCCCGCGCACGGCCTGGGCACGCGCGGTGCGCGACGGCGTGCGGGGTCTCGCCGACGCCGACCTCGGCTACCCGGACCCGCAGGGGCTGCCGGTCCTGCGCGAGGCGCTCGCGGTGCACCTGCGGCGCGCCCGGGGAGCACACGTCACGGCGGACGACGTGGTCGTGGTGAGCGGGGTCGCGCAGGCGCTCTCCCTCCTCGCCCGGCTGCTGGTCGCGGGACGGGTCGGGGGACCGGCCCCCGCCGACGGGGTGGCGGTGGCCGTCGAGGACCCGTCGTCGCGCGGCGCGCTCGAGCTGCTGCACGACGCCGGGCTGCGCACGGTCGGCGTGCCGGTGGACGACGCCGGGCTGCGCACGGACCTGCTGCCGGACGACGCGCGGGCCGTCCTCGTGACGCCCGCCCACCAGTTCCCGCTCGGCGTCGTCCTCGGCCCCACCCGCCGGCGGTCGCTGCTGACCTGGGCCGCGGCCGGGGACCGGCTCGTCCTCGAGGACGACTACGACGCCGAGCTGCGCTACGACCGGCAGCCGGTCGCCTCGGTGCAGGCCCTCGACCCCGGGCGCGTGGTGCTGCTCGGGTCGGTGTCCAAGCTGCTCTCGCCCGCGCTGCGTCTCGGCTGGGTCGTGGCGCCGCCGCGCGTCGTGGGCCCGCTGGTCGACGCGAAGCGGCACACCGACCTCGGCACGTCGGTCCCCGAGCAGGCCGCGCTCGCCGAGCTCCTCGCGTCGGGTGCGTACCAGCGGCACCTGCGGCGCGCCCGGCTCGTGTACCAGCGGCGACGGCGCGTGCTCCTGGACGCGCTCGGGCGGGCCGTCCCCGGCCTCGAGGTCGGGGGAGTGGCCGCGGGGCTGCACCTCGTCGTCCGGCTCCCCGGCGAGGCGGCCGAGCGCGCCGCGGTCGACGGGCTCCTGGCCGCGGGCGTCCCGGTCGAACCGTTGAGCGGGACCGGCGTGGGACGGCGCGAGCCGGGCGTCGTGGTCGGGACGGCCCGCGTGCGGGAGGTCGACGTCCCGCGCGTCGTGGACGTGCTCCGCGGCGCGGCCGCGACGACCGGCTCGGTCTGA
- the menD gene encoding 2-succinyl-5-enolpyruvyl-6-hydroxy-3-cyclohexene-1-carboxylic-acid synthase, giving the protein MHGLQDQPPSVRSAFALVHRLVAGGVADVVLAPGSRSAPLAYALAAASDLGLLTLHVRVDERSAGFLAVGLSRGAGPLVHAGVPLPRPVAVVTTSGTAVANLHPAVLEAHHAGVPLVLLTADRPHELRGTGANQTTHQAGIFGAAVRFAADVPAPDGRPGEVPDLLALATRALGEATGARSGYPGPVHIDLAYREPLVPDAVADAAVLASRAAEPAVSVGPAAVVPVHGTVPSGGRADADPFPVPVGRTVVVAGDGAGRVARELAAARGWPLLAEPSSGAAGGPDLVVAHPLVLGVDALADDVEHVVVLGRPTLSRPVQRLLGRWDVEVTVVVPGAGPWPDAARNAATVLPAVPARWLDPPPVPAEPSGGVPGTVPGAASGPAAAAWSARWRAASGAAAEVVAAATDGSRADGPSVARAVVQACDPGDLLVVGSSNPVRDLGLVLGLDGEPPRVLANRGLAGIDGTVSTALGAAVATDRAHRRTRALLGDLTFLHDAGGLLRGPHEPHVDVQLVVVNDDGGSIFAGLEPGGLGETSEAAGRTFERVFATPHGANLAQLCAGYGVDHQLVQDVPSLRHALAAPSHGVQVLEVRVPRADRRASGLELAARVAGEVRAVLAAAPAAET; this is encoded by the coding sequence CTGCACGGTCTGCAGGACCAGCCCCCGTCCGTGCGGAGCGCGTTCGCGCTCGTGCACCGCCTGGTGGCCGGGGGCGTCGCCGACGTCGTCCTCGCGCCCGGCTCGCGCAGCGCGCCCCTCGCGTACGCGCTCGCGGCGGCCTCCGACCTCGGGCTCCTCACGCTGCACGTGCGCGTCGACGAGCGCTCCGCGGGCTTCCTCGCCGTCGGGCTGTCGCGGGGCGCCGGGCCGCTCGTGCACGCGGGAGTGCCGCTGCCCCGGCCGGTCGCGGTCGTCACGACCTCCGGGACGGCCGTCGCGAACCTGCACCCCGCCGTGCTCGAGGCCCACCACGCCGGCGTCCCGCTCGTCCTGCTCACCGCGGACCGTCCGCACGAGCTGCGGGGCACGGGCGCGAACCAGACGACGCACCAGGCCGGGATCTTCGGGGCGGCTGTGCGCTTCGCCGCGGACGTCCCCGCGCCCGACGGCCGACCAGGCGAGGTGCCCGACCTCCTCGCGCTCGCGACGCGCGCGCTCGGGGAGGCGACCGGTGCGCGATCGGGGTACCCCGGCCCCGTGCACATCGACCTCGCCTACCGCGAGCCCCTCGTCCCCGACGCCGTGGCCGACGCTGCCGTCCTCGCCTCCCGTGCCGCCGAGCCGGCGGTCTCGGTGGGCCCCGCCGCGGTCGTGCCGGTCCACGGGACCGTCCCGTCCGGCGGCCGGGCGGACGCCGATCCCTTCCCCGTCCCGGTCGGCCGCACGGTCGTGGTCGCGGGCGACGGCGCGGGTCGGGTCGCGCGCGAGCTCGCCGCGGCGCGGGGCTGGCCGCTCCTCGCGGAACCGTCGTCGGGTGCGGCGGGCGGGCCGGACCTCGTCGTCGCGCACCCGCTGGTGCTCGGGGTCGACGCGCTCGCGGACGACGTGGAGCACGTCGTCGTGCTCGGCCGTCCGACCCTCTCGCGCCCCGTGCAGCGGCTGCTGGGCCGCTGGGACGTCGAGGTGACCGTCGTCGTACCCGGCGCCGGGCCGTGGCCCGACGCCGCGCGCAACGCCGCGACGGTCCTGCCGGCGGTGCCTGCCCGATGGCTGGACCCGCCTCCCGTTCCCGCGGAGCCGTCCGGTGGCGTGCCCGGGACGGTGCCCGGCGCAGCATCCGGACCGGCGGCCGCCGCCTGGTCGGCGCGCTGGCGCGCGGCGTCGGGCGCGGCGGCGGAGGTCGTCGCCGCGGCGACCGACGGCTCGCGGGCCGACGGCCCGAGCGTCGCGCGCGCCGTGGTGCAGGCGTGCGACCCCGGCGACCTGCTCGTCGTCGGGTCGTCCAACCCCGTGCGCGACCTGGGTCTCGTGCTCGGGCTCGACGGCGAGCCGCCGCGCGTCCTCGCGAACCGCGGACTGGCCGGGATCGACGGGACCGTGTCCACCGCGCTCGGGGCGGCCGTCGCCACGGACCGTGCCCACCGGCGTACGCGCGCGCTGCTCGGCGACCTCACGTTCCTCCACGACGCGGGCGGCCTGCTGCGGGGCCCGCACGAGCCGCACGTCGACGTGCAGCTCGTCGTCGTGAACGACGACGGCGGGTCGATCTTCGCGGGTCTCGAGCCGGGAGGCCTCGGGGAGACGTCGGAGGCCGCGGGGCGCACGTTCGAGCGCGTGTTCGCGACGCCGCACGGGGCGAACCTCGCCCAGCTGTGCGCCGGGTACGGCGTGGACCACCAGCTCGTGCAGGACGTCCCGTCGCTGCGGCACGCGCTGGCCGCCCCGAGCCACGGCGTCCAGGTCCTCGAGGTGCGCGTCCCCCGTGCGGACCGCCGCGCGTCCGGTCTGGAGCTCGCCGCACGCGTCGCAGGGGAGGTCCGTGCCGTGCTCGCGGCCGCCCCTGCGGCCGAGACGTGA
- a CDS encoding GNAT family N-acetyltransferase, whose protein sequence is MSDSSLFPAPRPAAASPSGVLVRRAIVADRDDVWPLVLELPRHDPEREAFERSFGPLLAALDTYFAVAELPDHGVVGYLLANRHLTFGSNGVVCRVEEVAVLPTHRRQGIGRALLESAEGWAAEVGARRVGLATGLSKDFYVSGGYAETASFFTKHVEVTADEDAAPAD, encoded by the coding sequence GTGTCCGACTCCTCCCTGTTTCCTGCCCCTCGTCCCGCTGCCGCGAGCCCGTCCGGCGTCCTCGTCCGCCGCGCGATCGTCGCCGACCGGGACGACGTGTGGCCGCTCGTCCTCGAGCTGCCGCGGCACGACCCGGAGCGCGAGGCGTTCGAGCGGTCCTTCGGCCCGCTGCTCGCCGCGCTCGACACGTACTTCGCGGTCGCCGAGCTGCCCGACCACGGCGTCGTCGGGTACCTGCTCGCCAACCGCCACCTGACGTTCGGCTCCAACGGGGTCGTCTGCCGGGTCGAGGAGGTGGCCGTCCTGCCGACGCACCGTCGGCAGGGGATCGGTCGTGCCCTGCTCGAGAGCGCGGAGGGCTGGGCGGCCGAGGTCGGCGCGCGGCGCGTGGGGCTCGCGACGGGGCTCTCCAAGGACTTCTACGTCTCCGGCGGCTACGCCGAGACGGCGAGCTTCTTCACCAAGCACGTTGAGGTGACGGCCGACGAGGACGCCGCGCCCGCCGACTGA